From the genome of Acidimicrobiia bacterium:
TGCCCGCCCCGACCGACCTCGAGCTCGACGAGGAGCTCCTGCGGTTCGAGGAGCGGGACCTGCTGCTGGCCCGGCTCCTCGACTGCAAGACGTTCAAGGACGCCGCCGGCGCGCTGGCGGCGCTCATGCGCGCCGCCGACCGCAGCGTGCCCCGCGTCGCCGGGCCCGAGGAGCCGTTCCGGTCGCTCGTCCCCGACCCGCTCGAGCGGGTGCGGCCGGCCCGCCTCCGCGACGCGGCCCGGCGGGTGCTGGCGCCCCGCCCGACCCCGCACATCGAGGCCGACCACATCGCGCCGATCCGGGCCAGCGTCGCCGACGCCATCGCGGTGGTCCTCGCCGCCCTGCCCGAGGGCCGCCCGGTCTCGTTCCGCGAGCTGACCGGCGACGCCACCGAGCGGCTCGACGTCATCGTCCGGTTCCTGGCCGTCCTCGAGCTCTTCAAGCAGGGGGTGGTCGACCTCGACCAGCCGACCACGTTCGGCGAGCTGTCGGTGCGCCGCCTCCGGACCGGCGAGGCGCTCGACGCCGCCAGCATCGCCGACTGGGACCAGCCCGCCGAGGCCGCCGCCCCCGGCGCCGAGCGCTCATGAGCGACGCCGACGGCCTCGCCCCCGAGGTCGCGGCCGAAGCCCGTCGCGCCATCGAGGCCGTGGTCGTGGCCGCCACGGAGCCGGTCGAGGCCCGCTTCCTCGCCGAGCTCGTCGAGCTGCCGGTGGAGACGGTCGTGGCCCTCTGTGCGTCGCTCGCCGACGAGTACGAGGAGGAGGGGCACGGCTTCGTGCTGGCCCGGGTCGCGGGCGGCTACCGGCTGCAGACCCACCCCGACCTCGCCTCGTACGTGGAGCGCTTCGTGCTCGAGGGCCAGCACGTCCGCCTCTCCGGGCCCGCCCTCGAGACGCTGGCCATCGTCGCCTACAAGCAGCCGGTCTCGCGGGCGCAGGTGTCGGCGATCCGCGGCGTCGACGTCGAGACCACCCTGCAGACGCTCGTGCAGCGCGGGTACGTGGCCGAGGTCGGCCGCGACCCCGGACCCGGGCTCGCGGTCCTGTACGGCACCACCACCGCCTTCCTCGAGCGGCTCGGCCTCCACGCGCTCGAGGACCTCCCGCCCCTCGGCGACTTCGTGCCCGACGCGGGGACCGTGGCCGCGCTCGAGCAGGGGCTGCGCCTCTCGGGCGACCCCACCGCCGGGGAGGCCGCCGAGCCCGTCGACGGCTGAGCGGTGGCCGACGCCGAGCGGGTCCAGAAGGTGCTCGCGCGCGCCGGGTATGGCTCTCGTCGCGTCGCCGAGGAGCTCGTGCGGGCCGGGCGCGTCACCGTCGACGGTCAGACCGCCCGGCTCGGCGACCGCGTCGACCCGGCGTCGGCCCGGGTCAGCGTGGACGGGGTGCCGGTGCCGACCGCGCCCGACCTCGTCTACTACCTGCTCCACAAGCCGGCCCGGGTCGTCACCACCGCCCACGACCCCGAGGGCCGCCGCACCGTGCTCGACCTGGTGCCGGCCGAGCCGCGCGTGTTCCCGGTCGGGCGCCTCGACTACGACACCGCCGGGCTGCTGCTCCTCACGAACGACGGGGACCTGGCCCAGCTGCTCGCGCACCCGCGACACGGGGTGGCGAAGACCTACCTCGCCGAGGTGGCGGGCGCCCCGACTCGCGGCGAGCTGCGGCGGCTGCGGGAGGGCGTCGACCTCGAGGACGGCCCGACCGCGCCGGCCCGGGCGCGCGTCGTCGGCGCCGCCGGCCCGAGCGCCGCGGTCGAGCTGACGATCCACGAGGGCCGCAACCGGCAGGTGCGGCGGATGCTCGAGGCGCTCGGCCACCCGGTCACGCGGCTCGTGCGCACTCGCATCGGGCCGATCCGCGACGAGCGCCTGCCGGCGGGGGCGTGGCGACACCTGACGCCGGCCGAGGTCCGCGCGCTCTACGAGGCGGCGGTGGGCAGCGAATGACCGGCCGGGTGCGCGCGGCTGCCCGCTAACCTGCCGGCACGTGAGGCTGCAGGCGCTGCGCGGCGCGACGACATGCGACGCGAACACGAAGGCGGAGATCACCGCCAAGACCCAGCAGCTGGTCCGCGAGCTCCTGACCCGCAACGAGCTGGCCCACGACGACCTCGTCAGCATCATCTTCACGGCCACCGAGGACCTGACCGCCGAGTTCCCGGCCACCGCGGCCCGCGGGCTCGGGCTCGGCGACATCCCCCTCCTCTGCGCGCGGGAGCTCACGATCGACGGCAAGCTGCCCCGGGTGGTGCGGGTGCTCGTCCACTGCTACACGAGCCGGCCTCGCGACCAGCTCCACCACGTCTACCTCGGTGCGGCCCGCGCGCTCCGCGACGACCTGCCCGAGTGAAACGCGTCGGGATCGTCGGAACCGGCCTCGTCGGCGCGTCGGTGGGGCTGGCGCTGCGCCGCGACCAGATCGCGGTCCGCGGGTACGACGCCGACCCGGCGCGAGCGGCCGCGGCGCGCGACCTCGGCGCGCTCGACGAGGTCGGGCCGGACCTCGCCGCCGTCGCCGAGGACGCCGACCTCGTCGTCGTCGCGGTCCCGGTCGGGGCCATCGCCGACCTCGCCGTGGCCGCGCTCGACGCCGGCGCGGCCGCGGTCACCGACGTCGGCTCGGTGAAGGCACCGATCGTCGCCGCGGTCGAGGCCGACCGCCCCGCACGCGCGGCCCGCTTCGTGGGCGGGCACCCGATGGCCGGGTCGGAGCAGGACGGGCTCGAGGGTGCCGACCCCGACCTCTTCGTCGGCGCCCCGTGGGTGCTCACGCCCACCGAGCGCACCGACCCGGCCGCGTTCACGAGCGTGCGCCGGCTCATCGTCGGGCTCGGGGCCGAGGTGATCGCGGTCACGCCGGACGACCACGACCGGCTCGTGGCCATGGTGAGCCACGTGCCGCAGCTGGCGGCGACCACGCTCATGGACGTCGCCGCGACCGGCGGCGGCGAGCACGCCACGCTGCTGCGCCTCGCCGCCGGCGGCTTCCGCGACATGACGCGCATCGCCGCCGGTGATCCCGGCATCTGGCCCGACATCTGCGTCGCCAACCGGGAGGAGATCGTGGCCGCCCTCGACGGCTACCTCGAGGCGCTCCGGGAGGTGCGCGCGCTCGTGGACCGCCGGGACCGCGACGGCCTCCTCGACCTGCTCGAGCGGGCCCGGGCGGCGCGCCGCCGGCTCCCCGTCGGCGGGGTGCCCGGCGAGCCGCTCGTCGAGCTGCGGGTCCCGGTGCCGGACCGGCCGGCGGTGCTCGCCGAGGTGACGACGCTGGCGGGCACGATGGGCATCAACATCTCCGACATCGACATCGCCCACTCGGTCGAGGGCGGCGGGGGCGTCCTCGTGCTGCTGCTGCCGGCGCGCCACGTCGACGCCTTCGAGGCCGCGCTCACCGCGCGCGGCTACCACCACGCCCGGCGGCTCCTGCCGTGACCGCCGAGCTGCACCTCGAGGGGCCGGCGCCGCTCCGCGGCCGGCTGCGGGTGCCGGGCGACAAGGGGATCTCGCACCGGGCGCTGCTCTTCGCCGCGCTCGCCGACGGGCGGAGCCGCGTCGCCGGCCTGGCCGACGGCGACGACGTGGCCCGAACCCGGGCCGCGCTGGCGGCCCTCGGGGTCCGCCTCGGCGGCGAGGGGCCGAGCGTCACGGTCGACGGCGCCGGCGTCGACGCGCTGCGCGAGCCCGCGGTCGTGCTCGACTGCGCCAACTCCGGCACCACGATGCGCATGGCCGCCGGCCTGCTCGCCGGCCGTCCGTTCCACGCCGTGCTCACCGGGGACGAGAGCCTCCTCCGCCGGCCGATGGGCCGGGTCGTGGAGCCGCTGCGGGCGATGGGCGCCCGGGTCGACGGCCGCGCCGACGGCGAGTACGGCCCGCTGGCGATCCGCGGCGGGCCGCTCGTCGGTCGCCGTCACGTCGTGCCGGTCGCCAGCGCGCAGGTGAAGACGGCGCTGCTCCTCGCCGGCCTCCAGGCCGCGGGGACGACCGAGGTGGTCGAGCCGGCGCTGAGCCGCGACCACAGCGAGCGGATGCTCGCCGCCCTCGGCGCGCCGGTGGCGCGGACCGGGCCGGCGTCGGTGCGGGTCGAGGCGGGGGCGCCCCGCGCCTTCGAGCTCGAGGTGCCGGGCGACCCGTCCTCGGCGGCGTTCTTCGTCGTGGCGGCGGCGGTGACGCCGGGCTCCGAGCTGGTGCTCGAGGGCGTGGCGCTGAACCCGACCCGGCTCGGCTTCGTCGAGGTGCTGGCCCGCATGGGCGCGCCGGTGGAGGTGCGGGTGCTCGAGGAGCGGCTCGGGGAGCCCGTCGGCGAGCTCTCGGTGCGGTCGGCGCCGCTCGTCGGCACCGTCGTCGCCGGCGACGAGGTTCCGCGCCTCGTCGACGAGGTGCCGGCGCTCGCAGTCGCGGCCGCGTTCGCCGACGGCGTCACCGAGTTCCGCGACGTCGCCGAGCTGCGCGTGAAGGAGAGCGACCGCGTCGCCGCGCTCGAGCAGGAGCTGGGCCAGCTGGGCGTCGGGGTCGAGACGGGACCGGACCGGCTCGTGGTGCGCGGCGGCGCGCCGGGACCGGCCACGCTGAAGAGCCACGGCGACCACCGCGTCGCCATGGCCGCCGCCGTGGCCGCCAACGCCGTGGCCGGCGCGTCGACCGTGCGAGGCTGGGCGGCGGTGGCCGCCTCGTATCCCCGGTTCGCCGAGGACCTCGCCGCCCTGACCGGGCGCGGCCGGTGACGGCGGTCGTCGCCGTCGACGGCCCCTCCGGCGCGGGCAAGTCGACGGTGGCCCGCGGCGTGGCCGCCGAGCTGGGCTTCGACGTCCTCGACACCGGTGCCATGTACCGGGCCGTGACCGTCGCCGTCCTCGAGGCCGGGGTCGACCCCGACGACGCCGCCGCCTGCGCGGCGGTGGCCCGCCGGGCCGAGATCGACCAGCGCGGGGTGACGACGCGGCTCGACGGGCGGGACGTCAGCGCCGAGATCCGCACCCCGGCCGTGACCGCGGTCGTGTCGACGGTGTCGGCCCACCCGGCCGTGCGCGCCGTGCTCGTCGAGCGGCAGCGGGCGTGGGCCGCGGCCCGGGACGCCGGTGTCGTCGAGGGGCGCGACATCGGCACGGTCGTGTTCCCCGACGCGGTGCTGAAGGTGTTCCTCACCGCCAGCGAGGCCGAGCGGGCCCGGCGCCGCCACGACGAGGCCGGCCCGGACGAGGGGTCCAACGTCGACGCGGTGCGCGCCGCCCTCGACCGGCGCGACCGGCTCGACCGCACCCGACCCACGTCGCCGCTGCGCGCGGCGCCCGACGCGCTGCGCATCGACACCACCGCCCGCGCCGTCGACGACGTCGTGCACGAGGTCGTGGCGGCGTTCCGGGCCCGGACCGGCGCGCCCCGATGAGCTTCTGGCGCGTCGTCCGCACGGTGGTGCTGGCGCTCTGCGCGGTGCTGTTCCGGGTCCGGGTCGTGGGCCGGGAGCGGGTCCCGCGCGGCGGCGCCTACATCCTGGCCCCGTCGCACCGCTCGATCCTCGACGTCCCCTTCGCCACCTTCGCCACCCGCCGGCGCGTCGCCTTCCTCGCCAAGCAGGAGCTGTTCCAGTCTCGCCTCGGGGCGCTGCTCTTCCCGCCGCTCGGCGGCATCCCGGTCGAGCGCGGCAGCACCGACCGGGCCGCGCTCCGCGCCGCCGACGAGGTGCTCGTCGACGGGGAGCCGCTGGCGGTCTTCCCGGAGGGGACGCGCCGACGGGGCCCCGTCCTCGGCGACCTCTTCCACGGCGCCGCCTACCTGGCCCTGCGCCGGCGAGTGCCGATCGTGCCGGTCGGGATCGGCGGCAGCGAGGAGATTCTCCCGAGCGGCCACGTCGTGCCCCGACCCCACCGGGTCGTGATCGTGATCGGCGACCCGGTCGTGCCGCCGCCCGAGGCCAGCGCCCGGCGCCGCTCCGACGTCCTCGCGCTCACGGCGACGCTCCGCGACCGCCTCCAGGACGCCTTCGACGACGCCCGCCGGCGGGCGGGGACGGCGGCCCCGCTACCGGGCCAGGTCCGCGAGCGCGCTTGACGCGTCGGCGACCCGGTCCTCGGCCAGGGGGCCGCCCCGACCGGCCGCGTCCTCGGGGGACCCGGCGAACGCCAGCGCCCCGATGGCGTCGAGCGCCGGCAGCAGGTCGCGCAGCTCGCGGGGCGGGGGGAAGTACTCGCCCTCCTCGGTCACGAACACCGGCGTCACGCCCCGCTCGGGAGCGAGGGTGTCGACGACGGCGCGCACGAGGTCCTCGGGGGCGCTGGCCCCGGCGGTGACGCCCACCACCCGGGCGCCCTGGAGGCGCGCCAGGTCGAGCTCCTCGGGGCCGTCGACGCGCAGCACCACCGGGCAGCCGGCGTCGGCGGCCACCTTCGTGAGCGCGACGGTGTTCGAGGAGTTGGCGCTGCCGATGACGACGACCGCGTCCGACCGGGACGCCACGACCCGCAGGGCGGCCTGGCGGTTCGTCGTCGCGAAGCACAGGTCGTCGCGCGTCGCGGTCCAGAGGCTCGGGAACCGGGCCCGGGCCCGCTCCATGACGCCCTCCCAGTCGTGGAGGGCGAGCGTGGTCTGGGCCAGGAGCGCGACCCGGTCGCCGTCGGCCACGTCGGCGAGGGCGGGCGCCACGTCGTCGTCGCCCTCGACGAGGCGCATCGCCGCCGGCGCCACCGCCAGCGTCCCGACGGCCTCGTCGTGGCCGGCGTGGCCGACGTACAGCACGGTGTAGCCCTTCGCGGCGCGCACCTTGGCCTCGTGGTGCACCTTCGTCACCAGCGGGCACACCGCGTTCACGACGAACCGGTCGCGCTGGCGGGCCGCCGCCACCACGTCGGGCGCGGAGCCGTGCGCTGACAGCATGAGCGGCGCCCGCGCCGGCACCGCGTCGACGTCGTCGACGAACACCACGCCGAGGCGCTCGAACCGGTCGACGACGAGCCGGTTGTGGACGATCTCGTGGTAGCAGTAGACGGGCGGCTCGAAGATCCGGACCATCCAGGCCAGGGCCTTGATCGCCATCTCGACGCCGGCGCAGAACCCGCGCGGCTCGGCCAGGAGCACTTCCTCGACCACGGCCCGAGGGTACCGTCGACCCCCGCCGCCCCTACACTCGCGTCATGACCGCCGCGCGGGTGGTGGCGGTCGCGCCCGGCTCGCCTGCCGCCGCCGCCGGGGTCGCCCCCGGCGACGAGCTCCTCGCGCTGAACGGCGAGTCGGTCCGCGACGTCATCCGGTACCAGCTCCAAGCCGACGAGCCCGTCCTCGAGCTCGAGCTGCGCGCCGGCGGTCTCGAGCGCACCCTCGTGGTCGAGAAGGAGGCGGGCGCCCCGCTCGGCCTCGAGCTGGCGTCGGCCGTCTTCGACCGGGTCCGCACCTGCGACAACCACTGCCCCTTCTGCTTCATCTTCCAGCTCCCGGAGGGCATGCGCCGCAGCCTGTACCAGCGCGACGACGACTACCGCCTCTCCTTCCTCTACGGGAACTTCACGACGCTGACGCGCTTCACCGAGGCCGACCTCGAGCGGGTCGTCACCGAGGGCCTCGGCCCGCTCTACGTGAGCATCCACGCCACCGACCCGGCGCTGCGGGCCCGGCTGCTCCGCAACCGGCGCGGCGCCACGAGCCTGCGCTGGCTCGCCGCCCTCCTCGACGCCGGCGTGACGGTGCACGGCCAGATCGTGGTGTGCCCCGGCGTCAACGACGGCGACTCCCTCGACGACACCCTCCTCGGGATCCTCGACCGCTACCCGGCGCTCGCCACCGTCGCGGCCGTCCCGGTCGGCGTGGCGGCCCACTCGCGGGAGCCGAGCCTGCGCCCCCACCACCGAGCCGACGCCGCCCGCGTCCTCGACCAGGTCGACGCCTGGCAGCGCCGCTTCGTCGACGCGCTCGGCCGGCGCCTCGTGTACGGCGCCGACGAGTACTACCTGCTCGCCGGGCGGCCCTTCCCCGACGCCGTCGCCTACGACGGCTGCGACCAGCACGAGAACGGCGTCGGGATGGCCCGCACGTTCCTCGCCGACGCCGAGCGGGCGCTGGCCGGCGAGCCCGGCCGCGGCCACGGCCCGCGGTCCGGCTTCTTCGCCTGGGTCGACGGCGCCCCCGCCGACGGCTACCGGGCGCCGCGCGCCGCGCCCGGCGCGACGGCCCCGCGGCGCGACGCCCCGGTCGGGATCGTGACCGGCGAGTACGGGGCGTCGGTGCTCGCGCCGCTCGTCCCTCGCCTGGCCCGACGGGCCGGCGTCCCGGTGCGGCTGGTCCAAGTCGCCAACCGCTTCTTTGGCGGCAACATCGCGGTGACGGGGCTGCTGACCGGCGCCGACGTCGCGGCCGCGCTGGCCCGGGAGCCGACGGGTCACCGCTACCTGCTCCCCGACGTCGTGCTCTCCCGGGACCGGTTCCTCGACGACCGCGGCGTCGCCGACCTGCCCCGCCCGGTGGAGGTCGTGGCGACCGACGGGGCGTCGCTCGTCGCCGCGCTGACATGACCGTGCCCGCCGTCGCGGTGATCGGGCGACCGAACGTCGGGAAGTCGACCCTCGTGAACCGTCTCGTCGGCGCGCGCCGCGCCATCGTCGAGGAGCGAGCCGGCGTCACCCGCGACCGCAAGGAGCTCGAGGCCGACTGGCGGGGCCGCCGGTTCCGGCTCGTCGACACCGGCGGCTGGCTGCCACCCGAGGCCGCCGACCACCCCGCCCGCACCCTGAGCCGGGCCGTGAGCGCGCAGGCGGAGCGGGCGATGGCCGACGCCGACGTCGTGCTGCTCGTCCTCGACGCGACGGTCGGGATCACCGACGAGGACGCGGGGGTGGCACGGATCCTCCAGCGCAGCCCGAAGCCCGTCCTCGTCGTGGCCAACAAGGTCGACGACGACCGGCGCGAGGCCGACGTCTGGTGCTTCACGCGGCTGGGCCTCGGTGACCCCATCCCGGTCAGCGCCCTCCACGGGCGGCGCAGCGGCGACCTCCTCGACGCCCTCGTCGAGCGGCTCCCGCCCGAGGCCGACCCGCCCGGCGAGGTGACCCGGCCGTTCTCGGTCGCCATCGTCGGTCGCCCGAACGTCGGCAAGTCGACGCTCTTCAACCAGCTCGTCGGCGACGAGCGCGTCATCGTCCACGACCAGCCCGGGACCACCCGCGACGCCGTCGACAGCGTCGTCGAGACCCCGGAGGGGCCCCTCCGCTTCGTCGACACCGCCGGCCTCCGCCGGCAGAGCCGGGTCGACGAGCCGACCGAGTACTACGGGATCGTCCGCGCCCTCGAGGCCGTGGACCGCGCCGACGCCGCGCTCCTCGTCGTCGACGCCGCCGCCGGCGTCACCCACCAGGACCAGCGGCTGGCCGAGCGCGTCGACGCCGCCGGCAGCGCCATCGTCGTGGTGCTCAACAAGTGGGACCTCCTCGACGACGACGCCGAGCGTCGCCGCGCCGTCCTCGCCGACGTCGGCGACCGGCTCGGCTTCCTCCGGTACGCGCCCGTCCTGAAGACCTCGGCGCTCACCGGGCGCAGCCTCGGGCGGATCCTCCCCGCCCTCCGCGCCGCCGAGTCCGCCTACCACCGGCGGCTGCCGACCGGGGCGCTGAACCGCGTCGTCGCCGACGCCCAGGCCGCGCACCCGCCGCCCGTCGTGCGGCGCCGCCGTCCCCGCGTCCTCTACGCCACCCAAGGCGCGACCGACCCGCCCACGATCACGCTGTTCGCGACCGGGACGCTGCCGGCCCCGTACCTCCGCTACCTCGAGCGGCGGATCCGGGAGGCGTTCGACCTCGGCCCGACCCCGCTGAAGCTGCGCGTCCGGCGCCGGACCTCGGCGCCGCAGCGTCGGTGAGGCGCTGGTTCTGATGGAATGAACCCGTGCCCTGGTGCGCGGCGTGTGACCGCTTCCTCTCGCCGTCGACGGTTCGGGTCGACGGGTCGTGCCCGAGCTGCGGGCGGGTCGTCGACGCCGGCCGAGCCCGCCGACCCGCGTCCGCGTTCGAGGCCGACGGGGCCCCCGCCACGCCGACGGTCGAGGATCCGCCGGAGCCCGTGCCGTGGCACCTGAAGCTGCTCCTCGTCGCGCTCGCCGTGTACCTCGCGTACCGGGCCTTCCAGGGTGTCGACTGGGTCGTCGCACACCTGTAGGGACCCCGGGTCGCCCGGTACGATCGCCGTGGCGCGCCTGACGTGCCGACGGGCTGTGGCGCAGCTTGGTTAGCGCGTCGGTCTGGGGGACCGAAGGTCCCGGGTTCGAGTCCCGGCAGCCCGACACCCATCACCGCAGGTCAGCGGCTGAACATGGAACGCACCACGCCCAAAGGCCCGCTCGAGCGCGGCCGGCAAGAGCGCGCCGTGTTGCCACAAGACGGACTCGTCAAGCTGACCCGAGAGGCGCGCCGCCAGTTGGCGCGCCGTCTCGGCGCCGAGGGCCCTACGGATGGGCGAGGCGACGCGCGGCGCGCGACGCAAGAAACACCAAGTGGTTCGATCACGGGATACGGACCACCGTGCATCGGTCTTGTTCTTCAGGGTCGTCGGCGCGATGATCCCTCTCGGCTACGAGGGCGTTCGCGAACGGCAACGCCGCGGTTCCCGAGCAGCGTCCGCCAGGTCGCGCATCGCAGATCGGACTGGTCCCAGCCAACCGTCGGGAGGTCCACCATGCGCAAACTCGCCTCGCTTCTCATCATCGTGCTCGCCGCCGCGGCCCTGAATACCGGTGTGGCGTTCGGAGCGGACCACGAGCTCGCCCGACCGTACAACGGCTCGGGTTCCGGGATCGACACCATCCCAGTCCTCGGCGGCTCGACCTTCGTTGTCGACGGCACCATCACCTCGCGTTTCGGTACGGGGACCTTTCACAGTCAAGGAACCCAAACTGGGCCCACAAGTTTCACGTTTGCGACCACGGTCGTCTACGCCCGCGGCACACTGACGTCGACGGCATCCGGAACGAACACCGGCCCGAACACGTCGACAAGCATCAACACCATCACCGGCGGGACTCGGCGATTTGCCCGCGCAACCGGTTCAACCACGGTTACGGCCACGACTTCTCCCACCTCCAGCCCGCAAATCCGTACCGTTACCTTCACGTTCACCGGCACCATCACCCTCAACGACAAGCGGGGCTAATACCACCGGCGACTACGCGCCGTTCAGGTCAGCTACGCGGCGACTTGTATCCAAGGTCCTCTGCGTGGCGGTCAGTCCGC
Proteins encoded in this window:
- a CDS encoding ScpA family protein, which gives rise to MGYEVRTAVYEGPFDLLLHLILRQEVDLFEVSLATIVDEYLAELDRMESLDLELATEFLLIAATLVELKARRLLPAPTDLELDEELLRFEERDLLLARLLDCKTFKDAAGALAALMRAADRSVPRVAGPEEPFRSLVPDPLERVRPARLRDAARRVLAPRPTPHIEADHIAPIRASVADAIAVVLAALPEGRPVSFRELTGDATERLDVIVRFLAVLELFKQGVVDLDQPTTFGELSVRRLRTGEALDAASIADWDQPAEAAAPGAERS
- the scpB gene encoding SMC-Scp complex subunit ScpB, translating into MSDADGLAPEVAAEARRAIEAVVVAATEPVEARFLAELVELPVETVVALCASLADEYEEEGHGFVLARVAGGYRLQTHPDLASYVERFVLEGQHVRLSGPALETLAIVAYKQPVSRAQVSAIRGVDVETTLQTLVQRGYVAEVGRDPGPGLAVLYGTTTAFLERLGLHALEDLPPLGDFVPDAGTVAALEQGLRLSGDPTAGEAAEPVDG
- a CDS encoding pseudouridine synthase; this encodes MADAERVQKVLARAGYGSRRVAEELVRAGRVTVDGQTARLGDRVDPASARVSVDGVPVPTAPDLVYYLLHKPARVVTTAHDPEGRRTVLDLVPAEPRVFPVGRLDYDTAGLLLLTNDGDLAQLLAHPRHGVAKTYLAEVAGAPTRGELRRLREGVDLEDGPTAPARARVVGAAGPSAAVELTIHEGRNRQVRRMLEALGHPVTRLVRTRIGPIRDERLPAGAWRHLTPAEVRALYEAAVGSE
- the aroH gene encoding chorismate mutase, with the protein product MRLQALRGATTCDANTKAEITAKTQQLVRELLTRNELAHDDLVSIIFTATEDLTAEFPATAARGLGLGDIPLLCARELTIDGKLPRVVRVLVHCYTSRPRDQLHHVYLGAARALRDDLPE
- a CDS encoding prephenate dehydrogenase/arogenate dehydrogenase family protein: MKRVGIVGTGLVGASVGLALRRDQIAVRGYDADPARAAAARDLGALDEVGPDLAAVAEDADLVVVAVPVGAIADLAVAALDAGAAAVTDVGSVKAPIVAAVEADRPARAARFVGGHPMAGSEQDGLEGADPDLFVGAPWVLTPTERTDPAAFTSVRRLIVGLGAEVIAVTPDDHDRLVAMVSHVPQLAATTLMDVAATGGGEHATLLRLAAGGFRDMTRIAAGDPGIWPDICVANREEIVAALDGYLEALREVRALVDRRDRDGLLDLLERARAARRRLPVGGVPGEPLVELRVPVPDRPAVLAEVTTLAGTMGINISDIDIAHSVEGGGGVLVLLLPARHVDAFEAALTARGYHHARRLLP
- the aroA gene encoding 3-phosphoshikimate 1-carboxyvinyltransferase, with protein sequence MTAELHLEGPAPLRGRLRVPGDKGISHRALLFAALADGRSRVAGLADGDDVARTRAALAALGVRLGGEGPSVTVDGAGVDALREPAVVLDCANSGTTMRMAAGLLAGRPFHAVLTGDESLLRRPMGRVVEPLRAMGARVDGRADGEYGPLAIRGGPLVGRRHVVPVASAQVKTALLLAGLQAAGTTEVVEPALSRDHSERMLAALGAPVARTGPASVRVEAGAPRAFELEVPGDPSSAAFFVVAAAVTPGSELVLEGVALNPTRLGFVEVLARMGAPVEVRVLEERLGEPVGELSVRSAPLVGTVVAGDEVPRLVDEVPALAVAAAFADGVTEFRDVAELRVKESDRVAALEQELGQLGVGVETGPDRLVVRGGAPGPATLKSHGDHRVAMAAAVAANAVAGASTVRGWAAVAASYPRFAEDLAALTGRGR
- the cmk gene encoding (d)CMP kinase, with the protein product MTAVVAVDGPSGAGKSTVARGVAAELGFDVLDTGAMYRAVTVAVLEAGVDPDDAAACAAVARRAEIDQRGVTTRLDGRDVSAEIRTPAVTAVVSTVSAHPAVRAVLVERQRAWAAARDAGVVEGRDIGTVVFPDAVLKVFLTASEAERARRRHDEAGPDEGSNVDAVRAALDRRDRLDRTRPTSPLRAAPDALRIDTTARAVDDVVHEVVAAFRARTGAPR
- a CDS encoding lysophospholipid acyltransferase family protein, which gives rise to MSFWRVVRTVVLALCAVLFRVRVVGRERVPRGGAYILAPSHRSILDVPFATFATRRRVAFLAKQELFQSRLGALLFPPLGGIPVERGSTDRAALRAADEVLVDGEPLAVFPEGTRRRGPVLGDLFHGAAYLALRRRVPIVPVGIGGSEEILPSGHVVPRPHRVVIVIGDPVVPPPEASARRRSDVLALTATLRDRLQDAFDDARRRAGTAAPLPGQVRERA
- the ispH gene encoding 4-hydroxy-3-methylbut-2-enyl diphosphate reductase, with protein sequence MVEEVLLAEPRGFCAGVEMAIKALAWMVRIFEPPVYCYHEIVHNRLVVDRFERLGVVFVDDVDAVPARAPLMLSAHGSAPDVVAAARQRDRFVVNAVCPLVTKVHHEAKVRAAKGYTVLYVGHAGHDEAVGTLAVAPAAMRLVEGDDDVAPALADVADGDRVALLAQTTLALHDWEGVMERARARFPSLWTATRDDLCFATTNRQAALRVVASRSDAVVVIGSANSSNTVALTKVAADAGCPVVLRVDGPEELDLARLQGARVVGVTAGASAPEDLVRAVVDTLAPERGVTPVFVTEEGEYFPPPRELRDLLPALDAIGALAFAGSPEDAAGRGGPLAEDRVADASSALADLAR
- a CDS encoding DUF512 domain-containing protein, with translation MTAARVVAVAPGSPAAAAGVAPGDELLALNGESVRDVIRYQLQADEPVLELELRAGGLERTLVVEKEAGAPLGLELASAVFDRVRTCDNHCPFCFIFQLPEGMRRSLYQRDDDYRLSFLYGNFTTLTRFTEADLERVVTEGLGPLYVSIHATDPALRARLLRNRRGATSLRWLAALLDAGVTVHGQIVVCPGVNDGDSLDDTLLGILDRYPALATVAAVPVGVAAHSREPSLRPHHRADAARVLDQVDAWQRRFVDALGRRLVYGADEYYLLAGRPFPDAVAYDGCDQHENGVGMARTFLADAERALAGEPGRGHGPRSGFFAWVDGAPADGYRAPRAAPGATAPRRDAPVGIVTGEYGASVLAPLVPRLARRAGVPVRLVQVANRFFGGNIAVTGLLTGADVAAALAREPTGHRYLLPDVVLSRDRFLDDRGVADLPRPVEVVATDGASLVAALT
- the der gene encoding ribosome biogenesis GTPase Der; translation: MTVPAVAVIGRPNVGKSTLVNRLVGARRAIVEERAGVTRDRKELEADWRGRRFRLVDTGGWLPPEAADHPARTLSRAVSAQAERAMADADVVLLVLDATVGITDEDAGVARILQRSPKPVLVVANKVDDDRREADVWCFTRLGLGDPIPVSALHGRRSGDLLDALVERLPPEADPPGEVTRPFSVAIVGRPNVGKSTLFNQLVGDERVIVHDQPGTTRDAVDSVVETPEGPLRFVDTAGLRRQSRVDEPTEYYGIVRALEAVDRADAALLVVDAAAGVTHQDQRLAERVDAAGSAIVVVLNKWDLLDDDAERRRAVLADVGDRLGFLRYAPVLKTSALTGRSLGRILPALRAAESAYHRRLPTGALNRVVADAQAAHPPPVVRRRRPRVLYATQGATDPPTITLFATGTLPAPYLRYLERRIREAFDLGPTPLKLRVRRRTSAPQRR